A window from Culex pipiens pallens isolate TS chromosome 3, TS_CPP_V2, whole genome shotgun sequence encodes these proteins:
- the LOC120413683 gene encoding uncharacterized protein LOC120413683, which produces MKVLFISLCSFLLRHLFQAAHRWHPRRPKRPPWPWPNQGGRMVRPPGHGHQGGSSADGCQRRMRSRGPIAAPATVALYPDRASANGSAVVKIRTNGQASELSPFGNSRFPQQQNKRPVRRSSAWSTQWPKTIPATIC; this is translated from the exons ATGAAG GTTTTGTTTATTTCCCTTTGCAGCTTCCTCCTCCGCCACCTCTTCCAAGCGGCGCACCGCTGGCATCCCCGAAGACCCAAACGGCCACCGTGGCCCTGGCCAAACCAAGGAGGAAGAATGGTTCGTCCTCCAGGGCACGGTCATCAAGGAGGATCCAGCGCGGATGGCTGCCAAAGGAGGATGAGAAGCAGAG GACCGATTGCTGCACCGGCAACAGTGGCGCTCTATCCGGATCGCGCTTCCGCAAATGGTTCTGCCGTGGTGAAAATTCGTACAAACGGTCAAGCGAGTGAACTTTCTCCCTTCGGCAACAGTCGCTTCCCCCAGCAGCAGAACAAACGTCCAGTACGGCGTTCAAGTGCCTGGTCGACACAGTGGCCCAAAACCATTCCAGCTACTATCTGCTGA